TCCATAGATATGATTAGTGATTTTCATAGAAAATATGGAGATAGAATTCATATAGGAGCTGGTACTGTTACTAATTTAGAAAATGTCAAAAGAGCAGTCAATGCAGGGGCTGAATTTATTCTTTCACCAGTACTTTTATCAAGAGAAATAATAAATTTTTGCAAAGAGAATTCAGTAATAACTATACCGGGAGCTATGAGTCCTACAGAGATATATAAATCCTTTGAAGATGGTGCTGACATAGTTAAAGTGTTTCCAGCAGTAGAATGTGGCAGTAAATTTTTTAAAGACGTTAAGGCACCTCTTGGAGAATTGCCTTTAATGGCTGTAGGTGGTATTAATAAGGAGAATTCAAGAGAATTTTTAAGTAATGGAGCAGATTTTTTAGGTATAGGTTCAGGAGTGTTCAATAAAGAGGATATATTAAATGAAAATATGGCAGGATTAATGAATTCTTTAAATGAATTTGAAGAAAAGATAGGGTTAGAGGGTGTAAAAAATGAGTGGTGAAGTTTATTTTTCAAAGGAGCTTGTATTTAAGAATTTAGAGTTTAAAAATAACATAGAAGCTTTAAAGTTTTTAGCTAAGAAGCTCTGGGAAAAGGGCTTTGTAAAAAAAGAATATGAAAAGGCTATTTTAGACAGAGAAGAGGAATATCCAACAGCACTGCCATCTATAGATGTTAAAATAGCAATACCTCATGCAGACCACAAACTGGTAAATAAGGCTAGTCTTGCAGTAGGAGTATTAAAAAATCCAGTAGAATTCAGAGCCATGGATGACCCAAATAAAAAATTAAATGTGAGTATTATAATTATGCTTGCACTTAGTGAGCCTCATGGTCACATTGAAATGCTTCAGAAAATAGTAAAGCTTATACAGAATTCAGAACTGTTAAAACAAATTGTTAAAGCTTCTTCCGATGAAGAAATTATTGATGAA
This genomic window from Clostridium pasteurianum DSM 525 = ATCC 6013 contains:
- a CDS encoding bifunctional 4-hydroxy-2-oxoglutarate aldolase/2-dehydro-3-deoxy-phosphogluconate aldolase — its product is MDIKNFPKVTIILRGYNYNQTETVINALIGSSINSVEITMNTKGSIDMISDFHRKYGDRIHIGAGTVTNLENVKRAVNAGAEFILSPVLLSREIINFCKENSVITIPGAMSPTEIYKSFEDGADIVKVFPAVECGSKFFKDVKAPLGELPLMAVGGINKENSREFLSNGADFLGIGSGVFNKEDILNENMAGLMNSLNEFEEKIGLEGVKNEW
- a CDS encoding PTS sugar transporter subunit IIA, with product MSGEVYFSKELVFKNLEFKNNIEALKFLAKKLWEKGFVKKEYEKAILDREEEYPTALPSIDVKIAIPHADHKLVNKASLAVGVLKNPVEFRAMDDPNKKLNVSIIIMLALSEPHGHIEMLQKIVKLIQNSELLKQIVKASSDEEIIDELTPYLMAN